A single region of the Erythrobacter sp. genome encodes:
- a CDS encoding MiaB/RimO family radical SAM methylthiotransferase yields the protein MGRFRVKGPEILSPEVISLGCRLNIAESEAIRAMLGEGEDLVIVNSCSVTNEAVRNTRQAIRRARRERPDARLVVTGCAAETERDEIAAMPEVDGIVANAAKLDARSWNAPLAEAPPPPRRTRAFIGVQNGCDHSCTFCSIPAGRGKSRSLIIPEVLRAVEGHILAGAKEIVFTGVDLTSWGQDISNSPRLGALIEATLNEFRELRRVRLSSLDGVEIDEVLFELLAGEQRVMPHVHLSLQHGADLILKRMKRRHSRADAVDLVARLKARRPEIAVGADLIAGFPTETHAHHADNLSIIEEADIVHGHVFPFSPRDGTPAARMPQHARTTIKARAVELRAAVARRREAWLESLVGETLPVLAERDGTGYAPNYARVKLPEGTAPGAIVPVTASAIEQGMLR from the coding sequence ATGGGACGATTTCGCGTGAAGGGGCCGGAAATCCTCTCGCCCGAGGTTATCTCATTGGGCTGCCGCCTCAACATCGCGGAAAGCGAGGCGATCCGCGCGATGCTGGGTGAGGGCGAAGACCTCGTCATCGTCAATTCCTGCTCGGTCACGAACGAGGCGGTGCGAAACACCCGCCAGGCGATCCGCCGCGCCCGGCGCGAGAGGCCCGATGCGCGGCTGGTTGTGACCGGCTGTGCGGCGGAGACCGAGCGCGACGAAATCGCCGCCATGCCCGAAGTCGACGGGATCGTGGCCAATGCGGCGAAGCTCGATGCGCGAAGCTGGAACGCGCCGCTTGCCGAAGCGCCGCCGCCGCCGCGCCGCACCCGCGCCTTCATCGGGGTGCAGAACGGATGCGACCATTCGTGCACCTTCTGCTCGATCCCCGCAGGGCGCGGGAAGAGCCGCTCGCTGATCATCCCCGAGGTGCTGCGCGCGGTTGAAGGACATATTCTTGCGGGGGCTAAGGAAATTGTCTTCACCGGTGTCGATCTGACAAGCTGGGGACAGGATATTTCCAACTCGCCCCGTCTCGGTGCACTGATCGAGGCCACCCTGAATGAATTTCGCGAACTAAGGAGGGTTAGGCTTTCCTCTCTCGACGGGGTGGAAATAGACGAGGTGCTGTTCGAGCTTCTGGCGGGCGAGCAGCGGGTGATGCCGCACGTCCACCTCTCGCTCCAGCACGGCGCGGACCTGATCCTCAAGCGCATGAAACGGCGGCACAGCAGGGCCGACGCGGTGGACCTCGTCGCCCGGCTGAAGGCGCGGCGGCCGGAAATCGCGGTGGGCGCGGACCTCATCGCGGGCTTCCCGACCGAAACGCACGCGCACCACGCGGACAACCTGTCGATCATCGAGGAAGCGGACATCGTCCACGGCCACGTCTTCCCCTTCTCCCCGCGCGACGGCACACCCGCCGCCCGGATGCCGCAGCACGCGCGCACGACGATCAAGGCCCGCGCCGTCGAATTGCGCGCCGCCGTCGCCCGCCGCCGCGAGGCCTGGCTGGAAAGCCTTGTGGGCGAAACCCTCCCCGTCCTCGCCGAGCGTGACGGCACGGGCTATGCCCCCAACTACGCCCGGGTGAAGCTGCCCGAAGGCACCGCGCCGGGCGCAATCGTGCCGGTCACGGCGTCCGCAATCGAACAAGGAATGCTGCGATGA
- the ftsY gene encoding signal recognition particle-docking protein FtsY, protein MSNGETDARASWSERLLGGFRKTSDRLATNLTGLAAGGRLDEGTLDDIEDALIVSDLGPAAAGRIRAKLAERRFGDTITQAELKEAVAAEIAEILRPVAKPLEITAFPRPQVILVIGVNGSGKTTTIAKLAHLFMEDDYGVLLAAGDTFRAAAIGQLATWAERAGVDIVKGPEGGDPASIVYDAVKQATDTGIDALIVDTAGRLQNKRELMDELAKIRRVLGRLNPEAPHDVVLVLDATNGQNALSQIDVFKEVAGVTGLIMTKLDGTARGGVLVAAAEQYGLPIHAIGVGEKMEDLRPFDPDLVARVIAGVA, encoded by the coding sequence ATGAGCAATGGGGAAACCGACGCGAGAGCAAGCTGGAGCGAGCGGCTGCTCGGCGGCTTTCGCAAGACCTCCGACCGGCTCGCGACCAATCTCACCGGGCTCGCTGCGGGCGGCAGGCTCGACGAGGGGACGCTCGACGACATCGAGGACGCGCTGATCGTCTCCGACCTCGGCCCCGCCGCCGCCGGGCGCATCCGAGCGAAGCTCGCCGAGAGGCGCTTCGGCGACACGATCACGCAGGCCGAGCTGAAGGAAGCGGTCGCCGCCGAAATCGCCGAAATCCTGCGCCCCGTTGCGAAACCGCTCGAAATCACCGCCTTTCCGCGCCCGCAGGTGATTCTCGTGATCGGGGTCAACGGCAGCGGCAAGACGACGACCATCGCCAAGCTCGCGCACCTCTTCATGGAGGACGATTACGGCGTGCTGCTGGCCGCGGGCGACACCTTCCGCGCCGCCGCCATCGGCCAGCTCGCGACCTGGGCGGAGCGCGCCGGGGTCGACATCGTCAAGGGGCCCGAAGGCGGCGATCCGGCGAGCATCGTCTACGACGCGGTGAAACAGGCGACCGACACCGGCATCGACGCGCTGATCGTCGACACCGCAGGCCGCCTCCAGAACAAGCGCGAGCTGATGGACGAACTGGCGAAGATCCGCCGCGTGCTCGGCCGCCTCAACCCCGAAGCCCCGCACGACGTGGTGCTGGTGCTCGATGCGACCAACGGGCAGAATGCATTGTCGCAGATCGATGTGTTCAAGGAGGTGGCGGGCGTGACCGGCCTCATCATGACCAAATTGGACGGCACCGCGCGCGGCGGCGTGCTGGTTGCCGCGGCCGAGCAATACGGGCTTCCCATCCACGCGATCGGCGTGGGCGAGAAGATGGAGGACCTGCGCCCCTTCGACCCCGACCTCGTCGCGCGCGTCATCGCGGGGGTGGCGTGA
- the pgsA gene encoding CDP-diacylglycerol--glycerol-3-phosphate 3-phosphatidyltransferase encodes MLTLPNILTLSRILAVPLLGFLLWWPDWALGYLAGFFVYCLIALTDYLDGYLARAQGTVSKLGTFLDPIADKIMVAAVILILTAQGFLRGPYVGDFHVIAGLIILIREIAVSGLREFLGGLQVSVPVSRLAKWKTAFQLVSLAALILGGAVHGQPCQAMGEGCKSVAESWLHVTGLTTLWAAAVLTLVTGWDYLRVGLKHMD; translated from the coding sequence ATGCTCACGCTGCCCAATATCCTGACGCTTAGCCGGATTCTCGCCGTGCCGCTTCTGGGGTTCCTGCTGTGGTGGCCCGACTGGGCGCTGGGCTATCTTGCGGGCTTTTTCGTCTACTGCCTGATCGCGCTGACGGATTACCTCGACGGCTATCTCGCACGGGCGCAGGGGACGGTCTCGAAGCTCGGCACCTTCCTCGACCCGATCGCGGACAAGATCATGGTCGCCGCGGTCATCCTGATCCTGACCGCGCAGGGGTTCCTGAGGGGGCCTTACGTGGGCGATTTCCACGTCATCGCGGGGCTCATCATCCTGATCCGCGAGATCGCGGTATCGGGCCTGCGCGAATTTCTCGGCGGGCTGCAGGTGTCCGTGCCCGTCTCGCGGCTCGCCAAGTGGAAGACCGCGTTCCAGCTCGTCAGCCTCGCCGCGCTGATCCTGGGCGGGGCGGTCCACGGCCAGCCGTGCCAGGCGATGGGCGAGGGCTGCAAGAGCGTGGCGGAAAGCTGGCTCCACGTGACCGGCCTCACGACCCTGTGGGCGGCCGCCGTGCTGACGCTGGTGACGGGGTGGGACTACCTGCGGGTGGGCCTCAAGCACATGGATTGA
- the dapF gene encoding diaminopimelate epimerase: MRIPFTKMHGLGNDFVVLDGRESPLPAMTGAVARALADRREGIGCDQVIVLEPSANPASGGDFRMRIFNSDGSEVEACGNASRAVALLHGAPARVETAGGLIAVEPGDKGASVLMGEPRFDWEAIPLAYAMDTSAMPVGWPTEDGALENPMAVNIGNPHVVFFVEDALAVDLAELGPRIENDPLFPERVNVNVASAMGPDEFVLRVWERGAGLTHACGTGACATAVAAIRKGLAGPRVRVLQRGGPLTIEWAAGQQIRMTGPAAPVFSGTFEWDDFA; this comes from the coding sequence ATGCGCATTCCCTTCACCAAGATGCACGGGCTCGGCAATGATTTCGTCGTGCTCGATGGCCGCGAAAGCCCGCTTCCGGCGATGACCGGCGCGGTGGCGCGCGCGCTCGCCGACCGGCGCGAAGGGATCGGCTGCGACCAGGTGATCGTGCTCGAGCCGTCCGCAAATCCCGCTTCGGGGGGCGATTTCCGGATGCGGATCTTCAATTCCGACGGCAGCGAGGTCGAGGCCTGCGGCAACGCGTCGCGCGCGGTCGCCCTGCTTCACGGAGCGCCTGCAAGGGTCGAAACGGCGGGCGGGCTGATCGCGGTCGAGCCGGGCGACAAGGGCGCGAGCGTGCTGATGGGCGAGCCGCGCTTCGACTGGGAGGCGATCCCGCTCGCCTATGCGATGGACACGAGCGCGATGCCGGTCGGCTGGCCGACGGAAGACGGCGCGCTCGAAAACCCGATGGCGGTCAATATCGGCAATCCGCACGTGGTGTTCTTCGTGGAGGATGCGCTGGCGGTCGACCTTGCCGAACTGGGTCCTAGAATCGAGAACGACCCGCTGTTTCCCGAACGCGTCAACGTCAATGTCGCGAGCGCCATGGGGCCGGATGAATTCGTGCTGCGCGTGTGGGAGCGCGGCGCGGGGCTGACCCATGCCTGCGGGACCGGCGCCTGCGCCACCGCCGTCGCGGCGATCCGCAAGGGGCTTGCGGGTCCGCGCGTGCGCGTGCTCCAGCGCGGCGGTCCGCTCACGATCGAATGGGCCGCGGGGCAGCAGATCCGCATGACCGGCCCGGCCGCGCCCGTGTTCAGCGGAACGTTCGAATGGGACGATTTCGCGTGA
- a CDS encoding inner membrane-spanning protein YciB: MAGEKKAGSGWLNVAVDYGPLVVFLAVYRLSAPEEPGLGDIIAIVYGTGAFMVAAVVALLVSKFLLGKVSPMLWFSTALIVGFGALTIWFQDEKFIQLKPTIIYAVFGVALIGGWLAGRALLKILLEAAFEGLSDEGWLKLSRNWGFFFLLLAGLNEVLVATMDFEGWLWAKLWVFLPLTFLFTFANIPMLMKHGLSIDDADEVLKDEPPTGG, translated from the coding sequence ATGGCCGGAGAGAAGAAGGCAGGCTCGGGCTGGCTCAACGTCGCGGTCGATTACGGGCCGCTGGTGGTGTTCCTCGCGGTCTATCGCCTGTCCGCGCCCGAAGAGCCGGGCCTCGGCGACATCATCGCGATCGTCTACGGCACGGGCGCCTTCATGGTCGCCGCCGTGGTCGCGCTGCTTGTTTCGAAATTCCTGCTCGGCAAGGTCTCGCCGATGCTGTGGTTCTCGACCGCGCTGATCGTCGGCTTCGGCGCGCTCACCATCTGGTTCCAGGACGAGAAGTTCATCCAGCTCAAACCCACGATCATCTACGCCGTCTTCGGCGTCGCCCTGATCGGCGGCTGGCTGGCGGGGCGCGCGTTGCTGAAAATCCTGCTCGAAGCCGCTTTCGAGGGGCTGTCCGACGAAGGCTGGCTGAAGCTTTCGCGCAACTGGGGGTTCTTCTTCCTGCTGCTCGCCGGGCTCAACGAGGTGCTGGTGGCGACGATGGATTTCGAAGGCTGGCTGTGGGCGAAGCTGTGGGTGTTCCTGCCGCTCACTTTCCTGTTCACCTTCGCCAATATCCCGATGCTGATGAAGCACGGGCTGTCCATCGACGATGCCGACGAGGTGCTCAAGGACGAGCCGCCGACCGGGGGGTGA
- a CDS encoding thiamine pyrophosphate-dependent enzyme, whose protein sequence is MAETTKRAADLLVECLAQQGTDRIFTVPGESFLAVLDALHADERGGNYGGAGAIETVTCRQEGGAAFMAAADGALTGRPGIAFVTRGPGATNASIGVHVAHQDSQPMVLFVGDVARGMQGREGFQEVDFPAFFAPIAKWAARIDDPARIPEYVARAFSVAISGRPGPVVLALPEDMLCDEVSAAIAPRPRVERPTQAACPDAMQALVGLLADAASPIAIVGGAGWNRKARHCFQSFAERIGLPVATAFRRQDAIPASSPVYAGSLGYGPNPKLVERVRNADLILAVGARLGEATTESYTVPSPEHPGQVLIHVHPDPEELGRVYRTDLALCCAMDEFAESAALWEDASIIPFDAGAQANREWREWATHEAKPGAPALDMGACVTLMRAGLPHETILCNGAGNFAGWFHRYWRYEGYPAQLAPTCGAMGYGVPAGVAAALRFPGRPVVAVAGDGDFLMNGQELATAAQAGANLLVVVVDNGAYGTIRMHQEREYPGRVSATRLANPDFAKLAEAYGAWAARAETTDEFAAAFAEAKDRDGLRLIHAVIDVEQLAASGATVSGLRNR, encoded by the coding sequence ATGGCCGAGACGACGAAACGCGCCGCCGACCTGCTGGTCGAATGCCTTGCCCAGCAGGGCACGGACCGCATCTTCACCGTGCCGGGGGAGAGCTTTCTCGCCGTGCTCGACGCGCTGCACGCCGATGAACGGGGCGGCAACTATGGGGGCGCCGGCGCGATCGAGACCGTCACCTGCCGCCAGGAAGGCGGGGCGGCTTTCATGGCCGCAGCCGACGGGGCGCTGACCGGGCGGCCCGGGATCGCTTTCGTCACCCGCGGCCCCGGCGCGACCAATGCCAGCATCGGCGTCCATGTCGCGCATCAGGATTCGCAGCCCATGGTGCTGTTCGTCGGCGACGTGGCGCGCGGAATGCAGGGGCGCGAAGGCTTTCAGGAAGTCGATTTCCCCGCCTTCTTCGCGCCGATTGCCAAGTGGGCCGCGCGGATCGACGATCCCGCGCGCATCCCCGAATATGTCGCGCGCGCCTTTTCGGTGGCGATTTCCGGGAGGCCCGGCCCGGTCGTGCTGGCGCTCCCCGAGGATATGCTGTGCGACGAGGTAAGTGCCGCCATCGCGCCTCGCCCGCGCGTCGAGCGCCCGACGCAGGCCGCCTGTCCCGACGCGATGCAGGCGCTGGTCGGGCTTCTGGCCGATGCGGCCTCCCCCATCGCGATCGTCGGCGGGGCGGGCTGGAACCGCAAGGCGCGGCATTGCTTCCAGTCCTTCGCCGAGCGGATCGGGCTTCCGGTCGCGACCGCCTTTCGCCGGCAGGACGCGATCCCCGCCTCCTCGCCGGTCTATGCGGGCTCGCTGGGCTATGGCCCCAACCCCAAGCTGGTCGAGCGGGTGCGGAACGCCGACCTGATCCTCGCGGTCGGCGCGCGGCTGGGCGAGGCGACGACCGAGAGCTACACCGTGCCTTCGCCCGAGCATCCCGGGCAGGTGCTCATCCACGTCCATCCCGATCCGGAGGAACTGGGCCGGGTCTATCGCACCGACCTTGCCCTGTGCTGCGCCATGGACGAATTCGCGGAGAGCGCCGCGCTTTGGGAGGATGCGAGCATCATCCCCTTCGATGCGGGCGCGCAGGCGAACCGCGAATGGCGCGAATGGGCGACGCACGAGGCGAAGCCGGGCGCGCCCGCGCTCGACATGGGAGCCTGCGTGACGCTGATGCGCGCCGGGCTGCCGCACGAGACGATCCTGTGCAACGGCGCGGGCAATTTCGCCGGGTGGTTCCACCGCTACTGGCGCTACGAGGGATACCCCGCGCAGCTTGCTCCGACCTGCGGCGCGATGGGCTACGGTGTGCCTGCGGGCGTGGCCGCGGCGCTGCGCTTTCCGGGCCGCCCGGTGGTCGCGGTCGCGGGCGACGGGGATTTCCTGATGAACGGACAGGAACTCGCCACCGCCGCGCAGGCCGGCGCGAACCTCCTAGTGGTGGTGGTCGACAACGGCGCCTACGGCACGATCCGGATGCACCAGGAGCGCGAATATCCCGGCCGCGTCTCGGCCACACGCCTCGCCAATCCCGATTTCGCCAAGCTCGCCGAAGCCTATGGCGCATGGGCCGCGCGCGCGGAGACGACCGACGAATTCGCCGCCGCCTTCGCCGAAGCGAAGGACCGCGACGGCCTGCGCCTCATCCATGCGGTGATCGATGTCGAGCAGCTCGCCGCGAGCGGGGCGACGGTGAGCGGCCTGCGCAACCGCTGA
- a CDS encoding CsbD family protein: MGELTDKVKGNVNEAAGKAKQESNDPETRAEGREDEAKGKAQQAKGEVKGRMGNDV, encoded by the coding sequence ATGGGTGAACTCACCGATAAAGTGAAAGGCAATGTCAACGAAGCGGCCGGCAAGGCCAAGCAGGAATCGAACGACCCGGAAACCCGCGCCGAAGGGCGCGAGGACGAGGCCAAGGGCAAGGCCCAGCAGGCCAAGGGCGAGGTCAAGGGCAGGATGGGCAACGACGTCTGA
- a CDS encoding EAL domain-containing protein produces MTASQGPITSPETRAPEERAQRDIVALGIATAAILLFIATGGVVVPDTFWALMGVGGGADPLLVTALLLNIALIVFAWRRYRELTQEIHERRRAEAQARELAERDPLTGCLNRRSMGEVTEALRLRAESRGQAVAYGMIDLDNFKQVNDMHGHKAGDEVLVQFAERMRDVLPKSARFARLGGDEFAFVTPYDPARRERIDDLAIRLFEGLALPFRLDGVTLEVTMSVGLASDHCPEGGEPLTATGDTLLHRADIAMYQAKKQGKNRFFWFEPSMENELRFRNELETGIRRGLTKGEFVPFYEQQVDLETGELVGFEMLARWRSPTLGLVSPEIFIPVAEEIGVIGEMSEQLMRQAFTDARDWDEALTLSINISPLQLRDPWFAQKLLKLLVEYNFPAHRLEIEITESCLHENIGLVRTMITSLRNQGVKVSLDDFGTGYSSLEQLRSLPFDRLKIDRSFIKDLTENGGKSRIVDAIVSLGRGLEMPITAEGIEREDILAALKKMGEFNGQGYLYGRPETAEQVRERLGLAGRLAGRRETPTIPVDLPDLKALAGRAAAAAQEAEAGGMKAGDKGASGTHPGGTALDGGPILPRRAGR; encoded by the coding sequence ATGACCGCATCGCAAGGACCAATCACTTCACCAGAGACCCGTGCGCCCGAGGAACGCGCGCAACGCGACATCGTAGCACTCGGCATCGCGACCGCGGCGATCCTGCTGTTCATCGCCACCGGCGGGGTGGTCGTGCCCGACACCTTCTGGGCGCTGATGGGCGTCGGCGGCGGGGCCGACCCACTGCTTGTCACCGCGCTGCTGCTCAACATCGCGCTGATCGTCTTCGCCTGGCGCCGCTACCGCGAGCTAACCCAGGAAATCCACGAACGCCGCCGGGCCGAGGCTCAGGCGCGCGAGCTGGCCGAGCGCGACCCGCTCACCGGGTGCCTCAACCGCCGCAGCATGGGCGAAGTCACCGAAGCGCTCCGCCTGCGCGCCGAAAGCCGCGGGCAGGCGGTCGCCTACGGCATGATCGACCTCGACAATTTCAAGCAGGTCAACGATATGCACGGCCACAAGGCGGGCGACGAGGTGCTCGTCCAGTTCGCCGAACGGATGCGCGACGTCCTGCCCAAGAGCGCCCGTTTCGCCCGGCTCGGCGGGGACGAATTCGCTTTCGTCACGCCCTATGACCCGGCCCGGCGCGAACGCATCGACGATCTCGCCATCCGCCTGTTCGAAGGGCTCGCCCTGCCATTCCGGCTCGACGGGGTGACGCTCGAGGTGACGATGTCGGTCGGCCTTGCGAGCGACCATTGCCCGGAAGGCGGGGAGCCGCTCACCGCGACCGGAGATACCCTGCTCCACCGCGCCGACATCGCGATGTACCAGGCCAAGAAGCAGGGCAAGAACCGCTTTTTCTGGTTCGAGCCGAGCATGGAAAACGAGCTGCGGTTCCGCAACGAGCTCGAAACCGGCATCCGCCGCGGCCTGACCAAGGGCGAATTCGTGCCCTTCTACGAACAGCAGGTCGATCTCGAAACGGGCGAGCTCGTCGGATTCGAAATGCTCGCGCGCTGGCGCTCGCCCACTCTCGGCCTCGTCAGCCCGGAAATCTTCATCCCCGTGGCCGAGGAAATCGGCGTGATCGGCGAGATGTCCGAACAGCTCATGCGCCAGGCGTTCACCGATGCGCGCGACTGGGACGAGGCGCTGACGCTGTCGATCAACATCTCCCCGCTCCAGCTGCGCGACCCGTGGTTCGCGCAGAAGCTGCTCAAGCTCCTCGTCGAATACAATTTCCCCGCGCACCGGCTGGAAATCGAAATCACCGAATCCTGCCTGCACGAGAATATCGGCCTCGTGCGGACCATGATCACCAGCCTGCGCAATCAGGGGGTCAAGGTCAGCCTCGACGATTTCGGGACCGGCTATTCGAGCCTCGAACAGCTCCGCTCGCTTCCCTTCGACCGGCTGAAGATCGACCGTTCCTTCATCAAGGATCTTACCGAGAACGGGGGCAAGAGCCGCATCGTCGATGCGATCGTCTCCTTGGGGCGGGGTCTGGAAATGCCGATCACCGCCGAGGGGATCGAACGCGAGGACATCCTCGCCGCGCTGAAGAAGATGGGCGAATTCAACGGCCAGGGCTATCTCTACGGCCGCCCCGAAACCGCCGAGCAGGTGCGCGAACGGCTCGGCCTTGCCGGGCGGCTGGCGGGCAGGCGCGAGACGCCGACGATCCCGGTGGACCTGCCCGATCTCAAGGCGCTTGCCGGGCGCGCGGCGGCTGCGGCGCAAGAGGCCGAGGCCGGCGGCATGAAGGCGGGCGACAAGGGGGCAAGCGGCACACACCCCGGCGGGACCGCGCTCGACGGCGGGCCGATCCTGCCGCGCCGCGCCGGGCGCTGA
- a CDS encoding MgtC/SapB family protein, with translation MEPGTFSPEHISWTEAALRMGCAIVLPLVIGLERFIRKKPIDFRPFVIISVAACGLSIASLELVHKTFDEQLVVDPTRTFEGVVTGIGFLGAGAMFREKNFVQGAGSAAAIWGAGAIGIVCGIGSLWLAGLIALPIFAVLVLSGPFIGRYDPSNGDHDREADD, from the coding sequence ATGGAACCGGGCACTTTCTCTCCCGAACACATCTCGTGGACCGAGGCGGCGCTGCGCATGGGTTGTGCGATCGTGCTGCCGCTGGTGATCGGGCTCGAACGCTTCATCCGGAAAAAGCCGATCGATTTCCGCCCCTTCGTCATCATCTCCGTGGCGGCCTGCGGCCTGTCGATCGCCTCGCTCGAACTTGTGCACAAGACTTTCGACGAACAGCTCGTCGTCGATCCCACGCGAACCTTCGAGGGCGTCGTCACCGGCATCGGTTTTCTCGGGGCGGGCGCGATGTTCCGCGAGAAGAACTTCGTGCAAGGGGCAGGCTCGGCCGCAGCGATCTGGGGCGCGGGGGCGATCGGGATCGTGTGCGGGATCGGCTCGCTCTGGCTGGCGGGGCTGATCGCGCTGCCGATCTTCGCCGTGCTGGTGCTGAGCGGCCCCTTTATCGGGCGCTACGATCCCTCGAACGGGGACCACGATCGGGAAGCTGACGACTAG
- a CDS encoding EVE domain-containing protein, translated as MAQQARRYWLMKSEPFKYSWDDLVAEGEGVWDGVRNHRAKNNLAAMEVGDEAFFYHSREGLEIVGICEVTVAGITDPTDETGKWAAVKVRAKEKFEHPVTLKQIKADPRLAECELVRLSRLSVAEITPQEWEIIREMAKGPQG; from the coding sequence ATGGCGCAACAGGCGCGCAGGTACTGGCTGATGAAATCCGAGCCGTTCAAATACAGCTGGGACGATCTCGTCGCGGAGGGCGAGGGCGTGTGGGACGGGGTGCGCAACCACCGGGCGAAGAACAACCTCGCGGCGATGGAAGTGGGGGACGAGGCGTTCTTCTACCACTCGCGCGAGGGGCTGGAGATCGTCGGCATCTGCGAGGTGACGGTCGCCGGGATCACCGATCCGACCGACGAGACGGGCAAGTGGGCCGCGGTCAAGGTCCGCGCGAAGGAGAAGTTCGAGCATCCCGTGACGCTCAAGCAGATCAAGGCCGACCCGCGCCTTGCGGAGTGCGAACTGGTGCGCCTCTCGCGCCTGTCGGTGGCCGAGATCACGCCTCAGGAATGGGAGATCATCCGCGAAATGGCGAAGGGGCCGCAAGGGTGA
- a CDS encoding MFS transporter: protein MTTATHLLRTRRFFPMFATQFLNAFNDNLYKTTMLLFVVYAVYNDPATETLFSGIASAVFILPFVVISGISGQLADMRCKARIIRTVKLCEIGIMSLGALGLYMAWSGWDLALFVPLGVIDIDTRASIVILLFVLLLAGCQSTFLAPIKYAILPQHLKKEEVLAGTGLVEAGTYVAILLGTILAGPLAVEHTEWAAGGIVLTALVGYAVSRQVPDAPAQGRVEPIDWNLWRSSIDIIKGSMEDRPVWYAIIAISFFWTIGAVLFIQFPPLAKNTLAASPEVASLFLVMFSVGIALGSVSINALLKGAVSARFAPVSVVLMGGCVIAFYLLVKNWNGTTDAGLLGITAFLAQPLAVPLLIALLGIAVMGGMFVVPLYAFLTTRVAGDKAARVIAANNIVNSAAMVGGSLLSVVLTGLGVEAVEQVLLAAAMSVISAWLGRMLYRVEREEMAGAAGLAG, encoded by the coding sequence ATGACGACAGCCACGCACCTTTTGCGCACCAGGCGCTTTTTCCCGATGTTCGCGACTCAGTTCCTGAACGCGTTCAACGACAATCTCTACAAGACGACGATGCTGCTCTTCGTCGTCTATGCGGTCTACAACGACCCGGCGACCGAGACGCTGTTTTCCGGCATCGCCTCGGCGGTCTTCATCCTGCCCTTCGTCGTCATCTCGGGAATTTCGGGCCAGCTTGCCGATATGCGCTGCAAGGCGCGGATCATCCGCACCGTGAAGCTGTGCGAGATCGGCATCATGAGCCTCGGCGCACTCGGGCTCTACATGGCGTGGAGCGGGTGGGATCTTGCGCTGTTCGTGCCGCTGGGCGTCATCGACATCGACACGCGCGCATCGATCGTCATCCTCCTGTTCGTGCTGCTGCTTGCCGGGTGCCAGTCGACCTTCCTCGCGCCGATCAAATACGCGATCCTGCCGCAGCACCTGAAAAAGGAGGAGGTTCTCGCGGGCACGGGCCTCGTCGAGGCGGGCACTTACGTCGCCATCCTGCTCGGCACGATCCTCGCCGGGCCCTTGGCGGTCGAGCATACCGAATGGGCGGCGGGCGGCATCGTGCTGACCGCGCTGGTCGGCTATGCCGTCAGCCGGCAGGTTCCCGATGCGCCCGCGCAGGGACGCGTCGAGCCGATCGACTGGAACCTGTGGCGCTCCTCGATCGACATCATAAAGGGGTCGATGGAAGACCGCCCGGTTTGGTACGCCATCATCGCGATCAGCTTTTTCTGGACCATCGGCGCGGTGCTGTTCATCCAGTTCCCGCCGCTCGCCAAGAACACGCTCGCCGCCAGTCCCGAGGTCGCGAGCCTGTTCCTCGTCATGTTCTCGGTCGGCATCGCGCTGGGTTCGGTCAGCATCAACGCCCTGCTGAAAGGCGCGGTCTCGGCCCGTTTCGCGCCGGTCAGCGTGGTCCTGATGGGCGGCTGCGTGATCGCCTTCTACCTGCTGGTGAAGAACTGGAACGGCACGACCGATGCCGGGCTGCTGGGCATCACCGCCTTCCTCGCCCAGCCGCTCGCCGTGCCGCTGCTGATCGCGCTGCTCGGCATCGCGGTGATGGGGGGGATGTTCGTCGTGCCGCTCTACGCCTTTCTCACCACGCGGGTCGCGGGCGACAAGGCAGCGCGGGTGATCGCGGCCAACAACATCGTCAATTCGGCCGCGATGGTCGGCGGCTCGCTTTTGTCGGTGGTGCTGACGGGGCTGGGCGTCGAGGCGGTCGAACAGGTCCTGCTGGCCGCCGCGATGAGCGTGATTTCGGCGTGGCTCGGGCGGATGCTCTACCGGGTCGAGCGCGAAGAAATGGCGGGCGCGGCGGGCCTTGCGGGTTAG